One genomic segment of Zymoseptoria tritici IPO323 chromosome 5, whole genome shotgun sequence includes these proteins:
- a CDS encoding MFS transporter (with nine transmembrane regions) has product MATEKPFSSTDDAVVKTEPIVDIPKRPASIEALQVSDDNGSTSSEAGPAVHVPRRIKITAVLIVALIGFGSHWSSGVLGAMKSTLKKELHINNTQYALLEASQDFMVTALILFTGILTDRIGGAGAMVWGNVIYSLGSIIIAAATTVRSYKLMIGGIVIQSFGDIATQVAQYRVFSSWFAPSNGFAATLGFELGMGKLGGFVGKASANPIAKRTGNFAWVYWTAVMMNLFTNAATILFWKFRKYTEKHYPDGLRDPSTGEILKENSKKFEFKKVLELPWAFWTILSFSLFQTSTAAVFNANATELAEKRFKVSAIKAGWYTSLSQYLGFFLVPLLGVFIDLFGNRITVMAFCGTGMFISMVLAAFGPSISGTAASLGVYAVAVSLGPTVIIDAIRTSIWHQDTFGAAYSIKILINNSMNIIVRVVTGVIQDRDNDSYDRVVYVYVVQAAGAVVVAALLLIGSWMRVDLKRLQWTKKERLRKGEVINELRKDYEEGLSKEKHRLFGKVMFSGLFVFMLGGWCAFFWGVATGNNQ; this is encoded by the exons ATGGCTACCGAGAAGCCGTTCTCATCCACGGACGATGCGGTAGTCAAGACTGAACCGATTGTCGATATTCCCAAACGACCAGCTTCCATTGAAGCATTGCAAGTCTCCGATGACAATGGCAGTACCAGCAGCGAGGCTGGACCAGCTGTCCATGTACCGCGTCGAATCAAGATCACCGCCGTCTTGATCGTTGCCCTGATCGGCTTCGGTTCGCATTGGAGCAGTGGTGTCTTGGGAGCGATGAAGAGTACTCTGAAGAAG gaACTGCACATCAACAACACGCAATATGCCTTGCTGGAAGCGTCCCAAGACTTCATGGTCACGGCTTTGATCCTGTTCACTGGTATCCTGACTGACCGTATCGGCGGTGCGGGAGCGATGGTCTGGGGTAACGTGATTTATAGTCTTGGATCCATCATAATTGCTGCTGCAACGACAGTCAGGAGCTATAAGCTCATGATTGGCGGCATTGTGATTCAGTCGTTTGGGGATATCGCGACGCAG GTCGCTCAATATCGGGTCTTCTCGTCGTGGTTCGCGCCATCGAACGGTTTTGCGGCCACATTGGGATTCGAATTGGGCATGGGCAAGCTGGGAGGTTTTGTCGGTAAGGCAAGTGCAAATCCTATTGCAAAGCGAACCGGAAACTTTGCATGGGTATATTGGACTGCTGTTATGATGAACCTTTTCACCAACGCTGCGACGATTCTTTTCTGGAAATTCCGAAAGTACACCGAGAAGCATTATCCTGACGGCCTCCGGGATCCCAGCACGGGAGAGATCCTCAAGGAGAACTCGAAGAAGTTTGAGTTCAAAAAGGTCCTTGAACTGCCATGGGCATTCTGGACGATCCTATCGTTTTCACTCTTCCAGACTTCGACGGCCGCCGTCTTCAATGCCAATGCCACCGAGCTGGCAGAGAAGCGATTCAAGGTCTCTGCGATCAAGGCTGGATGGTATACCTCGCTCAGTCAGTATCTGGGATTCTTCTTGGTGCCGCTTTTGGGCGTGTTTATCGACCTCTTTGGCAACAGGATTACAGTGATGGCGTTCTGCGGCACTGGTATGTTCATATCCATGGTTCTGGCTGCCTTTGGTCCATCGATCTCTGGCACAGCGGCCAGTCTCGGAGTGTATGCGGTGGCGGTCAGTCTCGGTCCAACAGTCATTATCGATGCCATTCGGACCAGCATTTGGCATCAGGACACTTTCGG GGCAGCTTATTCGATCAAAATCTTGATCAACAACTCAATGAACATCATTGTTCGAGTTGTGACCGGAGTCATCCAAGATCGGGACAATGACTCCTACGATCGGGTCGTATATGTGTATGTGGTGCAAGCGGCGGGTGCTGTGGTGGTTGCTGCTCTGCTACTGATAGGCAGCTGGATGAGGGTGGATCTGAAGAGACTGCAGTGGACCAAGAAGGAAAGATTGCGGAAGGGCGAAGTGATCAATGAGCTGCGAAAGGATTATGAGGAGGGACTGAGCAAGGAGAAGCACAGGCTCTTCGGGAAGGTGATGTTCAGCGGACTTTTCGTGTTCATGCTGGGAGGTTGGTGTGCTTTCTTCTGGGGAGTTGCAACGGGAAACAACCAGTAG
- the NFB2401 gene encoding chromatin assembly complex 1 subunit B/CAC2 (Similar to Saccharomyces cerevisiae CAC2 protein which is a component of the chromatin assembly complex (with Rlf2p and Msi1p) that assembles newly synthesized histones onto recently replicated DNA), whose translation MKAAPLLVAWHDNTDPIYSAHFEPHGKGRLATAGGDCHVRLWSIEATGDERKVTYLSTLKKHTQAVNVVRWCPRGELLATAGDDGNVLLWTPSDNPAYATNFGDDGLEDLEHWRVKTMCRSSSGSEIYDLAWSPDGQFFITGSMDNVARIYNASTGQTVRQIAEHNHYVQGVAWDPLNEYVATQSSDRSVHIYTLKTKDGQFSLHQHNKVTKMDLPGRRISSHSPAPPDLGLNRAAFVPDITSEAVGSPRPSAPGTPQSLALPMNPPATSHSRRSSFGSQAMRRSVSPSPSMPLPAVMPSASPSISGSIGLGARNAHLYANETFTSFFRRLTFAPDGSLLFTPAGQFKTTHSSLDGGKPTDEIINTVYIYTRAGLNKPPVAYLPGHKKPSIAVKCSPIYYQLRSTSIETKEITIDTRTADDIQPLPEPVMPSRGPTSHSAMDPPPLSAPSPSPSNATMASPRQRSDSETKQPAPIPPPGPVPAFGLPYRIVYAVATQDAVHLYDTQQQKPICVVSNLHYATFTDLTWSSDGLTLLMTSSDGYCSALTFAPGELGQIHHAQPVSARGTPAPISIAKANSAASTPQPTPTGTVAPPSVPNSAGFTRGRPASPARSMSASSIATEASFARVPDQNPPPVMNNPTPSMSSVPSLAAAGSSSAVPLFTPPQTPGQNQTSGATSTNASFAATTLKRESSVSNTSEQDDQGREKRRRIAPTLVNDPSAPPSAPVPARAPAPSDSSAR comes from the exons ATGAAGGCCGCTCCGCTGCTGGTCGCCTGGCACGACAACACCGATCCGATCTACTCCGCACATTTCGAGCCTCATGGCAAAGGCAGACTGGCTACAGCAGGCGGTGATTGTCATGTTAGG CTCTGGAGCATTGAAGCCACGGGCGATGAACGGAAAGTGACCTATCTCTCCACGCTCAAGAAACACACACAGGCTGTTAATGTAGTGCGGTGGTGTCCACGAG GCGAGCTTTTGGCAACTGCTGGCGATGACGGCAATGTGCTTCTCTGGACACCTTCTGACAACCCAGCGTACGCAACGAACTTTGGAGATGACGGATTGGAAGATTTGGAACATTGGAGAGTCAAGACAATGTGTCGGTCGAGCAGTGGCTCGGAAATATACGATCTGGCATGGTCACCAGATGGACAATTCTTCATCACAGGGAGTATGGATAATGTGGCACGGATATACAATGCTTCGACGG GACAAACTGTTCGTCAAATTGCCGAGCACAACCATTACGTTCAAGGGGTGGCCTGGGACCCCCTCAACGAGTATGTGGCCACACAGTCGTCCGACCGCTCGGTCCACATCTACACCCTCAAGACGAAGGATGGCCAATTCTCATTGCATCAGCACAACAAGGTGACAAAGATGGATCTACCTGGACGCCGCATCTCATCTCACAGTCCTGCTCCGCCTGATCTTGGCCTCAACCGAGCAGCATTCGTGCCGGACATCACTTCGGAAGCCGTGGGCTCACCAAGACCATCAGCACCGGGAACTCCACAATCCTTGGCATTGCCAATGAATCCACCTGCAACCTCTCACAGCCGTCGCTCATCATTCGGTTCTCAAGCAATGAGACGATCGGTCTCGCCAAGTCCTTCAATGCCGCTCCCAGCTGTGATGCCTTCCGCTTCGCCCAGCATTTCCGGCAGCATTGGACTAGGAGCTCGGAACGCTCACCTATACGCCAACGAGACATTTACATCCTTCTTCCGCAGACTGACTTTCGCACCTGACGGCAGCTTACTGTTTACTCCGGCTGGACAATTCAAGACGACTCACTCCTCCCTCGATGGTGGCAAGCCCACAGACGAAATCATCAATACGGTCTACATCTACACTCGGGCAGGTCTGAACAAGCCGCCCGTGGCATACCTTCCAGGTCACAAGAAGCCCTCGATCGCGGTAAAATGCTCACCTATATACTACCAACTCCGATCGACATCCATCGAGACCAAGGAGATCACGATCGACACTCGAACGGCGGACGACATTCAGCCTCTGCCTGAACCAGTCATGCCCTCGAGAGGTCCCACATCACATTCAGCGATGGATCCACCGCCACTGAGTGCACCTTCTCCGTCTCCCAGCAACGCTACGATGGCTTCACCGCGTCAGCGATCAGATTCCGAGACCAAACAGCCGGCGCCTATACCGCCTCCAGGCCCAGTGCCAGCCTTCGGTCTGCCCTACCGGATAGTGTACGCAGTCGCCACTCAAGACGCAGTCCATCTTTACGATACCCAACAGCAAAAGCCAATCTGCGTTGTGAGCAATCTGCACTACGCGACGTTTACTGATCTTACCTG GTCAAGCGACGGGCTCACTCTACTCATGACATCCTCTGACGGCTACTGCTCGGCTCTCACCTTCGCTCCAGGGGAACTGGGTCAGATCCACCACGCGCAGCCAGTGAGCGCGAGAGGCACTCCCGCTCCAATCTCCATCGCCAAGGCGAATTCCGCCGCATCCACACCACAACCCACTCCGACTGGCACCGTCGCTCCTCCGTCAGTACCCAACTCTGCCGGCTTCACAC GCGGCCGCCCCGCCAGCCCAGCAAGAAGCATGTCAGCGTCTTCCATCGCCACGGAAGCTAGCTTTGCACGAGTGCCCGACCAAAACCCACCTCCAGTGATGAACAATCCAACGCCGTCAATGAGCTCAGTACCATCACTTGCAGCAGCTGGTTCGTCATCCGCAGTGCCACTCTTCACGCCTCCACAAACGCCTGGACAGAACCAAACGAGTGGCGCTACGAGCACCAACGCGAGCTTTGCAGCTACGACTCTGAAGCGGGAGTCCAGTGTGAGCAACACGTCCGAGCAAGACGACCAGGGTCGCGAGAAGCGAAGACGGATCGCACCTACGCTTGTCAACGACCCTTCGGCTCCTCCTTCTGCTCCGGTTCCCGCTCGCGCACCCGCACCCAGCGACAGCAGCGCACGGTAA